A DNA window from Deltaproteobacteria bacterium contains the following coding sequences:
- a CDS encoding galactokinase encodes MAVKDLKKLLESHPLEASAACRIDCGGTLDIKTFYYPLSHLSPCTFNVGLGMKTRVRLLPYESGLVKVSSKGFQTEVHEADRAPFNSPLGLIFAAAAYFRVAGIHIQITSQSPPRSALGGSSSAVVALIAALSMALDNRVSQRKTVLLAHAIEEAVAGVPCGIQDQLAAAYGGIHAWYWPSEPSEPPFKGVEVLTKRDYKAFESRLLIAYSGVPHESCSVNSKWLQQFVQGEERHLWAEIVSATKAFIKALGVKDWASAVNAVNKEVEIRRKMTPEVFDELGKTLLSSALSHGCGARFTGAGGGGCIWALGEAENIEKLRSAWTDILSQRETARLLEARVDPKGLEVT; translated from the coding sequence CTGGCCGTGAAAGATCTAAAAAAACTCCTTGAATCGCATCCACTGGAGGCCTCTGCCGCTTGCCGGATTGATTGTGGCGGCACCCTTGACATCAAGACCTTTTACTATCCACTGAGTCACCTTTCTCCCTGCACTTTCAATGTGGGGTTAGGAATGAAGACCCGGGTACGACTCCTTCCTTACGAATCCGGCCTTGTGAAGGTCTCTTCAAAGGGTTTTCAAACCGAGGTGCACGAGGCCGACAGGGCCCCGTTTAATTCTCCTTTGGGTCTGATCTTTGCCGCGGCAGCCTATTTCAGGGTGGCAGGGATTCATATCCAGATCACATCCCAATCCCCGCCGCGAAGCGCACTGGGGGGTTCTTCCTCGGCGGTTGTAGCCTTGATAGCCGCGCTCTCTATGGCCTTGGATAATCGAGTGAGCCAGAGAAAAACCGTGCTTCTGGCCCATGCCATTGAGGAGGCGGTCGCGGGCGTGCCTTGCGGGATTCAGGACCAGCTTGCCGCAGCATACGGAGGCATCCATGCTTGGTATTGGCCGTCCGAGCCCTCCGAGCCCCCCTTTAAAGGGGTTGAGGTGTTGACCAAACGGGACTACAAGGCGTTTGAAAGCCGCCTTCTGATAGCCTATTCCGGTGTGCCTCACGAGTCCTGCAGTGTCAACAGCAAGTGGCTCCAGCAGTTTGTGCAGGGCGAGGAAAGGCACCTTTGGGCCGAGATTGTCAGCGCCACAAAGGCATTTATCAAGGCCTTGGGCGTGAAGGATTGGGCATCTGCTGTGAACGCCGTGAACAAGGAAGTCGAGATCAGGAGAAAAATGACCCCTGAGGTTTTCGACGAACTGGGGAAAACGCTGCTAAGTAGCGCCCTGTCCCATGGTTGCGGGGCAAGATTCACGGGCGCAGGAGGAGGAGGATGCATCTGGGCCTTGGGTGAGGCAGAAAATATTGAGAAGTTACGTTCAGCGTGGACTGACATATTGTCCCAGAGGGAAACCGCCAGGCTCCTGGAGGCAAGGGTTGATCCAAAGGGACTTGAGGTGACTTAG
- the tatA gene encoding twin-arginine translocase TatA/TatE family subunit, with the protein MFGLGVPEILIIALIILLIFGAKRLPSIGSGLGQTVKEIKNIKKEMKDDKESVKKKQIEGNEDSASEGKSLEGKIVDSLQKKVTDKVVGHVPVIRQARQLKDKADKIKKLVS; encoded by the coding sequence ATGTTTGGATTAGGCGTACCGGAAATCCTTATCATTGCACTGATCATCCTGCTTATCTTTGGGGCAAAGCGGCTTCCGAGCATCGGCAGCGGCCTTGGCCAGACAGTGAAGGAGATTAAAAATATCAAAAAGGAGATGAAGGACGACAAGGAATCAGTAAAGAAAAAACAGATCGAGGGAAATGAAGACTCGGCATCAGAAGGCAAATCTCTTGAAGGCAAGATAGTCGACTCACTTCAAAAGAAGGTCACTGACAAAGTTGTTGGACACGTTCCCGTCATAAGGCAGGCCAGGCAACTCAAAGACAAAGCCGACAAAATAAAAAAGCTGGTCAGTTGA